Proteins co-encoded in one Oncorhynchus masou masou isolate Uvic2021 chromosome 22, UVic_Omas_1.1, whole genome shotgun sequence genomic window:
- the LOC135509310 gene encoding protein FAM107B-like isoform X2 translates to MAEPDYLEGDCEELIKPKKLLNPVKGSRNHQDLHRELMMNQKRGLAPQNKPELQKVLEKRKREQVLKAQREEQEAHTKRSDLEIELMKRQQKLEQLELDQQKDEEEQENTPEFVKMKSNLRRTKQEANGEELTT, encoded by the exons ATGGCCGAGCCGGACTATCTGGAGGGGGACTGTGAGGAGCTGATCAAACCCAAGAAACTGTTGAACCCAGTCAAGGGCTCCAGAAACCACCAGGACCTCCATCGAGAACTCATGATGAACCAAAAGAG GGGCCTAGCTCCCCAGAACAAACCAGAGCTCCAGAAGGttctggagaagaggaagagagagcaggtCCTCAAGGCCCAGAGGGAGGAGCAGGAGGCCCACACCAAGAGGAGCGACCTGGAGATAGAGCTCATGAAGAGACAACAGAAACTagaacag CTTGAGTTGGACCAGCAGAAGgatgaggaggagcaggagaacacCCCTGAGTTTGTGAAGATGAAGAGCAACCTGAGAAGGACCAAGCAGGAGGCCAATGGGGAGGAACTTACCACTTAG
- the LOC135509310 gene encoding protein FAM107B-like isoform X1: MATMCRIPVFPHLLQDRCVDTGLSLSLGSSVMAEPDYLEGDCEELIKPKKLLNPVKGSRNHQDLHRELMMNQKRGLAPQNKPELQKVLEKRKREQVLKAQREEQEAHTKRSDLEIELMKRQQKLEQLELDQQKDEEEQENTPEFVKMKSNLRRTKQEANGEELTT; encoded by the exons ATGGCAACTATGTGTAGAATACCAGTTTTTCCTCACCTCCTGCAGG ATCGGTGTGTGGacacaggtctgtctctgtctctgggcaGCAGTGTAATGGCCGAGCCGGACTATCTGGAGGGGGACTGTGAGGAGCTGATCAAACCCAAGAAACTGTTGAACCCAGTCAAGGGCTCCAGAAACCACCAGGACCTCCATCGAGAACTCATGATGAACCAAAAGAG GGGCCTAGCTCCCCAGAACAAACCAGAGCTCCAGAAGGttctggagaagaggaagagagagcaggtCCTCAAGGCCCAGAGGGAGGAGCAGGAGGCCCACACCAAGAGGAGCGACCTGGAGATAGAGCTCATGAAGAGACAACAGAAACTagaacag CTTGAGTTGGACCAGCAGAAGgatgaggaggagcaggagaacacCCCTGAGTTTGTGAAGATGAAGAGCAACCTGAGAAGGACCAAGCAGGAGGCCAATGGGGAGGAACTTACCACTTAG